Proteins co-encoded in one Scatophagus argus isolate fScaArg1 chromosome 11, fScaArg1.pri, whole genome shotgun sequence genomic window:
- the ormdl1 gene encoding ORM1-like protein 1, producing the protein MNVGVAHSEVNPNTRVMNSRGIWLTYALGVGILHIVLLSIPFFSVPVVWTLTNVIHNFGMYVFMHAVKGTPFETPDQGKARLLTHWEQLDYGVQFTSSRKFFTISPIILYFLASFYTKYDTTHFVINTASLLSVLIPKLPQLHGVRLFGINKY; encoded by the exons ATGAATGTGGGTGTGGCACACAGCGAGGTGAACCCAAATACTCGGGTCATGAACAGTCGAGGGATCTGGCTGACCTATGCGCTTGGTGTTGGAATACTTCACATTGTGCTCTTGAGCATACCCTTCTTTAGCGTGCCAGTGGTGTGGACTCTAACTAATGTTATACACAACTTT GGAATGTATGTCTTCATGCATGCAGTGAAAGGCACACCTTTTGAGACCCCTGACCAAGGAAAAGCCAGACTTCTCACACACTGGGAACAGCTCGACTATGGCGTGCAGTTCACATCCTCTAGGAAGTTTTTCACCATCTCCCCAATcattct ATACTTCCTGGCAAGTTTCTACACAAAGTACGACACGACGCACTTCGTCATAAACACCGCGTCACTTCTGAGCGTCCTGATCCCCAAGCTGCCACAGCTACACGGAGTGAGGCTTTTCGGCATCAACAAGTATTAA
- the adat3 gene encoding probable inactive tRNA-specific adenosine deaminase-like protein 3 isoform X1, protein MFQENSTTMEPQTKRWKGSACDSDSWVAYPVLSDEQSQDVELIEAFAAPIVNKKETSRLVRELNSLYPLNGLQHVKRVRAVKEKGSPHPLEVLVCLVNDAPDIKVVSINTLLPSDGVRRDGLGEPFVVKVPARPPLTRPQFELASKHWPTSFHEDKQVTVALRGELFSPPQKARMHMYMMSALTAAKAGNELGMEAVGAVMVDPTVERIIAVGHDCRGDHPLHHAVMVCIDLVARSQGGGCYSFDRYPACSFTSPTSDAFQKVPDAEPCSQSYICTGYDLYVTREPCVMCAMALVHSRIGRVFYGTASADGALGTKYKIHSQKDLNHRFEVYKGVLAKQCEELNSVDDLVKKESLQERK, encoded by the exons ATGTTTCAG GAGAACTCCACAACGATGGAGCCACAGACCAAACGCTGGAAAGGGTCAGCGTGTGACTCCGACTCCTGGGTGGCTTATCCTGTACTGTCAGATGAGCAGTCACAAGACGTCGAGCTGATTGAGGCGTTTGCTGCACCAATTGTCAACAAGAAAGAGACCTCTCGCCTGGTCCGGGAGCTGAACAGTCTCTACCCGCTGAATGGCCTTCAGCACGTCAAGAGGGTGCGGGCAGTCAAGGAGAAGGGCAGCCCCCACCCTCTGGAGGTCCTTGTGTGCCTCGTCAACGATGCACCAGACATAAAGGTGGTCAGCATCAACACTTTGCTCCCCTCAGATGGTGTTAGACGTGATGGACTGGGGGAGCCTTTTGTGGTTAAGGTCCCTGCACGCCCCCCTTTGACCCGACCCCAATTTGAGCTGGCGAGTAAACACTGGCCCACCTCCTTTCATGAGGACAAACAGGTGACCGTCGCCCTGAGAGGAGAGCTCTTCAGCCCGCCTCAGAAAGCCAGGATGCACATGTACATGATGTCTGCTTTGACTGCTGCCAAAGCAGGGAACGAGTTGGGAATGGAGGCCGTGGGAGCCGTGATGGTCGACCCCACAGTGGAGAGAATCATCGCAGTGGGCCATGACTGCAGAGGTGACCACCCCCTTCATCACGCGGTCATGGTCTGCATTGACCTTGTGGCTCGGAGCCAGGGCGGAGGATGTTACTCCTTCGACCGGTACCCCGCTTGCAGTTTCACTTCACCAACCTCAGACGCCTTTCAAAAGGTTCCAGATGCAGAGCCATGTTCCCAGTCGTACATATGCACTGGGTATGACCTCTATGTGACCCGGGAACCTTGTGTTATGTGTGCCATGGCGCTGGTACACTCCCGAATAGGTCGTGTCTTCTACGGGACCGCCTCCGCTGACGGGGCTTTAGGGACCAAATACAAAATCCACTCACAGAAAGATCTGAACCATCGCTTTGAAGTTTACAAAGGAGTCTTGGCAAAGCAGTGTGAGGAGCTTAACAGTGTGGATGACCTCGTTAAAAAGGAAAGTTtacaggaaagaaaataa
- the adat3 gene encoding probable inactive tRNA-specific adenosine deaminase-like protein 3 isoform X2: protein MEPQTKRWKGSACDSDSWVAYPVLSDEQSQDVELIEAFAAPIVNKKETSRLVRELNSLYPLNGLQHVKRVRAVKEKGSPHPLEVLVCLVNDAPDIKVVSINTLLPSDGVRRDGLGEPFVVKVPARPPLTRPQFELASKHWPTSFHEDKQVTVALRGELFSPPQKARMHMYMMSALTAAKAGNELGMEAVGAVMVDPTVERIIAVGHDCRGDHPLHHAVMVCIDLVARSQGGGCYSFDRYPACSFTSPTSDAFQKVPDAEPCSQSYICTGYDLYVTREPCVMCAMALVHSRIGRVFYGTASADGALGTKYKIHSQKDLNHRFEVYKGVLAKQCEELNSVDDLVKKESLQERK from the coding sequence ATGGAGCCACAGACCAAACGCTGGAAAGGGTCAGCGTGTGACTCCGACTCCTGGGTGGCTTATCCTGTACTGTCAGATGAGCAGTCACAAGACGTCGAGCTGATTGAGGCGTTTGCTGCACCAATTGTCAACAAGAAAGAGACCTCTCGCCTGGTCCGGGAGCTGAACAGTCTCTACCCGCTGAATGGCCTTCAGCACGTCAAGAGGGTGCGGGCAGTCAAGGAGAAGGGCAGCCCCCACCCTCTGGAGGTCCTTGTGTGCCTCGTCAACGATGCACCAGACATAAAGGTGGTCAGCATCAACACTTTGCTCCCCTCAGATGGTGTTAGACGTGATGGACTGGGGGAGCCTTTTGTGGTTAAGGTCCCTGCACGCCCCCCTTTGACCCGACCCCAATTTGAGCTGGCGAGTAAACACTGGCCCACCTCCTTTCATGAGGACAAACAGGTGACCGTCGCCCTGAGAGGAGAGCTCTTCAGCCCGCCTCAGAAAGCCAGGATGCACATGTACATGATGTCTGCTTTGACTGCTGCCAAAGCAGGGAACGAGTTGGGAATGGAGGCCGTGGGAGCCGTGATGGTCGACCCCACAGTGGAGAGAATCATCGCAGTGGGCCATGACTGCAGAGGTGACCACCCCCTTCATCACGCGGTCATGGTCTGCATTGACCTTGTGGCTCGGAGCCAGGGCGGAGGATGTTACTCCTTCGACCGGTACCCCGCTTGCAGTTTCACTTCACCAACCTCAGACGCCTTTCAAAAGGTTCCAGATGCAGAGCCATGTTCCCAGTCGTACATATGCACTGGGTATGACCTCTATGTGACCCGGGAACCTTGTGTTATGTGTGCCATGGCGCTGGTACACTCCCGAATAGGTCGTGTCTTCTACGGGACCGCCTCCGCTGACGGGGCTTTAGGGACCAAATACAAAATCCACTCACAGAAAGATCTGAACCATCGCTTTGAAGTTTACAAAGGAGTCTTGGCAAAGCAGTGTGAGGAGCTTAACAGTGTGGATGACCTCGTTAAAAAGGAAAGTTtacaggaaagaaaataa
- the alkbh6 gene encoding alpha-ketoglutarate-dependent dioxygenase alkB homolog 6: MEHPACISEELKQFVVNDAPPTVYYIPDFISEDEESYLQQQVYKSPKTKWTQLSGRRLQNWGGLPHPKGMLAEKIPDWLQSYCEKISSLGAFGGKTANHVLVNEYKPGEGIMPHEDGPLYHPTVTTISLGSHTLLDFYTPISSLENNAPQTEENRFLFSLLVKPRSLLILQDEMYQRLLHGIRPCTQDTLTEKVLNLSAAGALAGETLTRDTRVSLTIRHVPKVMKAKLVLGRK, encoded by the coding sequence ATGGAACATCCAGCTTGTATATCCGAGGAATTGAAGCAGTTTGTCGTAAACGATGCCCCACCAACAGTGTATTATATCCCAGATTTCATATCGGAAGATGAGGAGTCCTACCTTCAACAGCAGGTGTATAAATCTCCAAAAACTAAATGGACTCAGCTGTCAGGCAGAAGGCTTCAGAACTGGGGAGGGCTGCCACATCCCAAAGGCATGTTGGCAGAAAAGATTCCTGACTGGCTCCAGTCGTACTGTGAGAAAATTTCCTCTCTGGGTGCATTTGGTGGGAAAACAGCCAATCATGTATTGGTGAATGAGTATAAGCCAGGTGAAGGGATTATGCCTCATGAAGACGGCCCTCTCTACCACCCTACGGTCACCACCATCAGCCTGGGCTCTCACACCCTCCTTGACTTCTACACACCCATCAGCAGCCTGGAGAACAACGCCCCGCAAACGGAGGAGAACcgcttcctcttctccctgctgGTGAAGCCCCGCAGCCTTCTCATCCTGCAGGACGAAATGTACCAGCGGCTCCTTCATGGCATCCGCCCCTGCACCCAGGATACCCTGACGGAGAAGGTGTTGAACCTGTCTGCTGCCGGGGCCTTGGCAGGAGAGACACTGACCAGAGACACCAGAGTGTCCCTGACCATACGGCATGTGCCCAAAGTTATGAAGGCAAAGCTTGTACTggggaggaaatga
- the osgepl1 gene encoding probable tRNA N6-adenosine threonylcarbamoyltransferase, mitochondrial isoform X1 → MTMFSTQVKVLHRLLQFRHTFWCAPSFGKALSSRLVLGIETSCDDTGAAVLDETGEILGESLHSQKDVHLRTGGIIPTVAQQLHRENIERVVQEALDRSNVDPSHLSAVATTVKPGLALSLGIGLEFSQRFVRQHNKPFIPIHHMEAHALTVRMLQPVAFPFLVLLVSGGHSLLSVARGVDDFLLLGHSLDEAPGDTLDKVARRLSLIKHPLCATLSGGQAIELLAKEGDRTRFPFRTPMGQTQDCCFSFSGLRNQVTMTIMKQEAEEGVEQGTLLSCVDDIAAATQHTVASHLAKRTHRAILFCKANGLLPSNSPTLVVSGGVASNQYIRKALAIITELTGLRLLCPPAKFCTDNGVMIAWNGVERLREGKGILPPNVDVHYEPKAPLGVDMTAQVRAAAIRLPSVRMKILN, encoded by the exons ATGACCATGTTTTCTACACAAGTGAAAGTGCTAcacaggctgctgcagtttAGACACACGTTTTGGTGCGCTCCTTCATTTGGAAAAGCGCTATCGTCCAGACTTGTTTTGGGCATCGAGACGAGCTGTGATGACACTGGAGCTGCTGTTCTGGATGAGACAGGTGAAATCCTGGGAGAATCTCTACATTCACAGAAGGATGTTCACCTCAG GACTGGTGGCATCATTCCCACAGTGGCACAACAGcttcacagagaaaacataGAGCGTGTGGTCCAGGAGGCTTTGGACAGGAGCAACGTGGACCCAAGCCATCTCTCAGCTGTGGCCACCACTGTGAAGCCGGGCTTGGCCCTGAGCTTGGGCATTGGCCTTGAGTTCAGTCAGAGGTTTGTGAGGCAGCACAACAAGCCCTTCATCCCCATCCACCACATGGAAGCCCATGCCCTGACCGTCAGGATGCTCCAGCCTGTTGCCTTCCCCTTCCTGGTCCTGCTCGTCTCTGGTGGCCACTCGCTTCTCTCTGTAGCTCGAGGAGTTGACGACTTTCTGCTCTTGGGTCACTCTCTGGATGAAGCTCCAGGGGATACGCTGGATAAA GTGGCCAGACGTTTGTCCCTCATAAAACACCCACTGTGCGCCACACTGAGTGGAGGACAAGCTATAGAGCTCCTGGCAAAGGAAGGCGACCGGACGAGGTTCCCTTTCAGGACACCTATGGGACAAACACAGgactgctgcttctctttcagtGGGCTGCGAAATCAAGTTACAATGACGATAATGAaacaggaggcagaggaag gtGTAGAACAGGGCACCTTGTTGTCATGCGTGGATGACATCGCGGCGGCGACGCAGCACACCGTAGCGTCTCATCTGGCAAAGCGCACACATCGTGCCATCCTGTTCTGTAAGGCAAACGGCCTGCTGCCTTCAAACAGTCCCACCTTG GTGGTGTCTGGAGGAGTTGCAAGCAATCAGTATATTCGTAAGGCTTTGGCCATCATCACTGAGCTGACAGGACTACGCCTGCTTTGTCCTCCAGCCAAATTCTGCACTGACAACGGAGTGATGATTGCATG GAACGGTGTTGAACGGCTGAGAGAAGGGAAAGGGATTCTGCCTCCGAACGTGGACGTCCACTATGAGCCAAA GGCACCGCTGGGAGTTGACATGACAGCACAGGTGAGGGCAGCAGCCATCAGGTTACCATCAGTCAGGATGAAGATCCTCAACTGA
- the osgepl1 gene encoding probable tRNA N6-adenosine threonylcarbamoyltransferase, mitochondrial isoform X2, giving the protein MEAHALTVRMLQPVAFPFLVLLVSGGHSLLSVARGVDDFLLLGHSLDEAPGDTLDKVARRLSLIKHPLCATLSGGQAIELLAKEGDRTRFPFRTPMGQTQDCCFSFSGLRNQVTMTIMKQEAEEGVEQGTLLSCVDDIAAATQHTVASHLAKRTHRAILFCKANGLLPSNSPTLVVSGGVASNQYIRKALAIITELTGLRLLCPPAKFCTDNGVMIAWNGVERLREGKGILPPNVDVHYEPKAPLGVDMTAQVRAAAIRLPSVRMKILN; this is encoded by the exons ATGGAAGCCCATGCCCTGACCGTCAGGATGCTCCAGCCTGTTGCCTTCCCCTTCCTGGTCCTGCTCGTCTCTGGTGGCCACTCGCTTCTCTCTGTAGCTCGAGGAGTTGACGACTTTCTGCTCTTGGGTCACTCTCTGGATGAAGCTCCAGGGGATACGCTGGATAAA GTGGCCAGACGTTTGTCCCTCATAAAACACCCACTGTGCGCCACACTGAGTGGAGGACAAGCTATAGAGCTCCTGGCAAAGGAAGGCGACCGGACGAGGTTCCCTTTCAGGACACCTATGGGACAAACACAGgactgctgcttctctttcagtGGGCTGCGAAATCAAGTTACAATGACGATAATGAaacaggaggcagaggaag gtGTAGAACAGGGCACCTTGTTGTCATGCGTGGATGACATCGCGGCGGCGACGCAGCACACCGTAGCGTCTCATCTGGCAAAGCGCACACATCGTGCCATCCTGTTCTGTAAGGCAAACGGCCTGCTGCCTTCAAACAGTCCCACCTTG GTGGTGTCTGGAGGAGTTGCAAGCAATCAGTATATTCGTAAGGCTTTGGCCATCATCACTGAGCTGACAGGACTACGCCTGCTTTGTCCTCCAGCCAAATTCTGCACTGACAACGGAGTGATGATTGCATG GAACGGTGTTGAACGGCTGAGAGAAGGGAAAGGGATTCTGCCTCCGAACGTGGACGTCCACTATGAGCCAAA GGCACCGCTGGGAGTTGACATGACAGCACAGGTGAGGGCAGCAGCCATCAGGTTACCATCAGTCAGGATGAAGATCCTCAACTGA
- the fkbp7 gene encoding peptidyl-prolyl cis-trans isomerase FKBP7: MWRLAICSLCLFVSSQLGSSSVRAAADELDGEVKTEVLFKPELCSPKSKKGDLMNVHYDGFLAKDGSQFYCSRSDKAGHPQWFVLGVGQIIKGLDIGMKDMCPGEKRKITVPPALAFGEKGKDPVPPNATVIFEVEVFSVSRGPRSLEAFGKMDLNKDRSLTKDEVKEYLKLEYEKGGKPRDEEFYEKIMGDIFYKNDRDKDGQISTKEYNIFEHDEL; the protein is encoded by the exons ATGTGGAGGTTAGCGATCTGCAGTCTGTGCCTCTTCGTGTCCTCACAGCTCGGTTCGTCGTCTGTTCGGGCGGCAGCAGATGAGCTGGACGGCGAGGTGAAGACTGAAGTTTTGTTCAAGCCCGAGTTGTGCTCACCGAAGAGCAAGAAGGGAGATCTGATGAACGTCCACTACGATGGGTTCCTCGCCAAAGATGGCTCTCAGTTCTACTGCAG TCGATCTGACAAAGCCGGGCACCCTCAGTGGTTCGTGCTGGGTGTTGGACAGATCATCAAGGGCCTCGACATTGGGATGAAAGACATGTGTCccggagagaaaagaaaaataactgttCCACCTGCTCTGGCCTTTGGAGAGAAAGGCAAAG ACCCGGTGCCGCCCAATGCCACGGTGATCTTTGAGGTGGAGGTGTTTTCTGTGTCCAGGGGGCCGCGCAGCTTGGAAGCCTTCGGAAAGATGGACCTCAATAAAGACAGAAGTCTCACGAAGGACGAG GTGAAGGAATACTTGAAACTGGAGTATGAGAAAGGAGGGAAGCCACGTGACGAGGAATTCTACGAGAAGATCATGGGCGATATTTTCTACAAGAATGACCGCGACAAAGACGGACAGATCAGTACGAAGGAGTATAATATTTTTGAACACGATGAGCTTTAG